Proteins from a genomic interval of Streptomyces sp. NBC_01445:
- a CDS encoding glutamate-1-semialdehyde 2,1-aminomutase → MDAEELLLPRSQLANERLHAMIPGGAHTYAKGDDQYPENLAPVISHGRGAHVWDIDDNRYIEYGSGLRSVSLGHAHPRVLEAVRRELDRGSNFVRPSIVEVEAAERFLATVPTADMVKFAKNGSDVTTAAVRLARAVTGRTRVAICGDHPFFSVDDWFIGTSPMSAGVPAATTELTMAFPYGDLAATEELLTRYQDEVACLILEPLGHTEPPPSSQLLPEPSAGRCPRSSGDPTPGYLAGLRELADRHGCVLIFDEMITGLRWSEAGAQGLYGVVPDLSTFGKALGNGFAVSALAGRRDLMERGGLRHSSERVFLLSTTHGAETHSLAAATAVLTTYVEEGITAQLHALGERLATGVREAAASMGVGDHVVVRGRASNLVFATLDENGQPSQQYRTLFLRQLLAGGVLAPSFVVSSALGDADIDRTVDVVAQACAVYRKALDAADPTPWLAGRPVKPVFRRLA, encoded by the coding sequence GTGGATGCCGAAGAGCTCCTCCTGCCCCGGTCGCAGCTGGCGAACGAGCGGCTGCACGCCATGATCCCCGGGGGCGCGCACACCTACGCCAAGGGCGACGACCAGTACCCCGAGAACCTGGCCCCGGTCATCAGCCACGGCCGCGGTGCCCACGTGTGGGACATCGACGACAACCGCTACATCGAGTACGGGTCCGGCCTGCGGTCGGTCAGCCTCGGCCACGCCCACCCGCGCGTGCTCGAGGCGGTGCGGCGGGAACTCGACCGCGGCAGCAACTTCGTCCGGCCGTCCATCGTGGAGGTCGAGGCCGCGGAACGCTTCCTGGCCACGGTGCCGACCGCCGACATGGTCAAGTTCGCGAAGAACGGCTCCGACGTCACCACCGCCGCGGTGCGCCTCGCCCGCGCCGTCACCGGGCGCACGCGGGTGGCCATCTGCGGCGACCATCCGTTCTTCTCCGTCGACGACTGGTTCATCGGCACATCGCCGATGTCCGCCGGTGTTCCGGCGGCGACCACCGAGCTCACCATGGCGTTCCCCTACGGGGACCTGGCCGCCACGGAGGAGCTGCTCACCCGGTACCAGGACGAGGTCGCCTGTCTGATCCTCGAACCCCTCGGCCACACCGAGCCTCCCCCCAGCTCTCAACTTCTCCCCGAGCCTTCGGCCGGGAGGTGCCCCCGGAGCAGTGGAGACCCCACTCCCGGGTACCTCGCCGGCCTGCGCGAGCTGGCCGACCGGCACGGCTGTGTACTGATCTTCGACGAGATGATCACCGGTCTGCGCTGGTCCGAGGCGGGCGCCCAGGGTCTGTACGGCGTTGTTCCCGACCTCTCCACGTTCGGCAAGGCGCTGGGCAACGGGTTCGCCGTGTCCGCGCTGGCCGGCCGCCGCGATCTGATGGAGCGGGGCGGCCTTCGTCACTCCAGCGAGCGGGTGTTCCTGCTGTCCACCACGCACGGTGCGGAAACGCACTCGCTGGCCGCCGCGACGGCCGTGCTCACCACCTACGTCGAGGAGGGCATCACCGCACAACTGCACGCCCTCGGCGAGAGGTTGGCCACCGGTGTCCGCGAGGCCGCGGCGAGCATGGGCGTCGGCGACCACGTCGTCGTCCGGGGCCGGGCCAGCAACCTGGTCTTCGCCACCCTCGACGAGAACGGGCAGCCGTCGCAGCAGTACCGCACCCTGTTCCTGCGCCAACTCCTCGCCGGTGGGGTGCTGGCCCCGTCGTTCGTGGTGAGCAGCGCGCTCGGCGACGCCGACATCGACCGCACTGTCGACGTGGTGGCCCAGGCATGTGCGGTGTACCGGAAGGCACTGGACGCCGCCGACCCCACCCCCTGGTTGGCCGGGCGGCCGGTGAAGCCCGTATTCCGCCGCTTGGCGTGA